A DNA window from Maribellus comscasis contains the following coding sequences:
- a CDS encoding LytR/AlgR family response regulator transcription factor, with protein sequence MKLQTLLNKEFTLLDKKYDRYFLIVTILIFSILFLNIFEPFNINRWYSDSRIISFLRLSSYGVVVALVYLFTQFPLRKIFRQNTFQIKSFILWFVIEIVIISLVYIFLYGNPLGNFINDFIFSLKYTVLGICLPYSFSILIIYYQKHRTEIKTLQQKISRPSNSQLLGFKDERNKVKFSVRQSDVLYIESTDNYVSVYYSAENKVQRKLLRNTLKNLENMFEDSTIVRCHRSFMINREKIEMIQNEGKKLSVKLAHIEKIIPVSGKFIPHFSEYLPEK encoded by the coding sequence GTGAAACTGCAAACGCTGTTAAATAAAGAATTTACGCTTCTCGATAAAAAATATGACAGGTATTTTCTTATTGTAACCATCCTCATATTTAGCATTCTGTTTCTGAATATTTTTGAACCTTTTAACATAAACCGCTGGTATTCCGACTCCCGGATTATCAGCTTCCTGCGTCTTTCGAGTTATGGTGTTGTGGTGGCTCTTGTTTATCTTTTCACCCAGTTTCCTCTTCGTAAAATTTTCCGGCAAAACACGTTTCAAATCAAAAGTTTTATACTGTGGTTTGTGATTGAAATCGTAATAATAAGCCTGGTTTATATTTTTCTTTATGGCAATCCCCTGGGAAATTTTATCAACGACTTTATTTTTTCGCTAAAGTATACTGTACTTGGTATTTGTCTTCCGTACTCATTTTCAATTCTGATCATCTATTACCAAAAACACCGCACAGAAATAAAAACGCTTCAACAAAAAATATCCCGTCCTTCAAATTCGCAATTACTTGGTTTTAAAGACGAGCGGAACAAGGTAAAATTTTCTGTCAGGCAGTCGGATGTATTATACATAGAATCAACCGACAATTATGTTTCAGTTTATTATTCTGCTGAAAACAAAGTCCAACGGAAGCTTTTAAGAAATACCTTAAAAAACCTTGAAAATATGTTTGAAGATTCTACGATAGTCAGATGCCACCGATCGTTTATGATAAACCGGGAAAAAATTGAAATGATTCAAAACGAAGGGAAAAAACTATCTGTAAAACTCGCACATATCGAAAAAATCATCCCCGTATCCGGAAAATTTATCCCACATTTTTCTGAATATCTCCCGGAAAAATAG